Proteins found in one Vulpes vulpes isolate BD-2025 chromosome 13, VulVul3, whole genome shotgun sequence genomic segment:
- the C13H18orf21 gene encoding UPF0711 protein C18orf21 homolog isoform X1 translates to MRQKHYLEAAARQLHDSCPGQARYLLWAYSSSHDDNSTFEGTCPYCFQFLVLDNSRVRLKPKSRLTPKIQKLLNREARNCTLSFKEAKILKKYKDSKGVLLTTCKTCNRTVKHHGKSRSFLSALKSSPTTPTSKLSLKTPERKTPSSAKLSHMYGSKGKSPASIFRTPTSGQSTPTCASKNMSKRKKHLSQLKMLLSQSESQKNSKVDFRNFLLSL, encoded by the exons ATGAGGCAGAAGCACTACCTTGAGGCTGCGGCTCGGCAACTGCACGACAGCTGCCCGGGCCAGGCCCGGTATCTCCT CTGGGCCTACAGCTCGTCGCACG ATGATAACAGCACTTTTGAAGGAACATGTCCATACTGTTTCCAGTTTCTGGTTTTGGATAACTCTAGAGTGCGCCTCAAACCTAAGTCCAGACTAACACCCAAAATACAGAAACTTCTTAACCGAGAGGCAAGAAATTGTACACTCAgttttaaagaagcaaaaattttgaaaaaatacaaagactCCAAAGGTGTATTG TTGACTACTTGTAAAACATGCAACAGAACAGTTAAACATCATGGTAAAAGTAGAAGCTTTCTCTCAGCACTGAAGAGCAGTCCTACCACTCCTACGAGTAAGCTCAGCCTGAAGACACCAGAGAGAAAGACTCCGAGTTCTGCAAAGCTGAGTCATATGTATGGTTCCAAAGGCAAGAGCCCTGCCTCGATATTCAG GACACCTACATCTGGACAATCAACACCCACTTGCGCCTCAAAGAAtatgagcaaaagaaagaaacaccttTCTCAACTCAAAATGTTGCTTAGTCAAAGTGAATCCCAAAAGAACTCAAAGGTGGACTTCAGGAATTTCTTATTGTCTTTGTAA
- the C13H18orf21 gene encoding UPF0711 protein C18orf21 homolog isoform X2, translated as MRQKHYLEAAARQLHDSCPGQARYLLWAYSSSHDDNSTFEGTCPYCFQFLVLDNSRVRLKPKSRLTPKIQKLLNREARNCTLSFKEAKILKKYKDSKGVLDTYIWTINTHLRLKEYEQKKETPFSTQNVA; from the exons ATGAGGCAGAAGCACTACCTTGAGGCTGCGGCTCGGCAACTGCACGACAGCTGCCCGGGCCAGGCCCGGTATCTCCT CTGGGCCTACAGCTCGTCGCACG ATGATAACAGCACTTTTGAAGGAACATGTCCATACTGTTTCCAGTTTCTGGTTTTGGATAACTCTAGAGTGCGCCTCAAACCTAAGTCCAGACTAACACCCAAAATACAGAAACTTCTTAACCGAGAGGCAAGAAATTGTACACTCAgttttaaagaagcaaaaattttgaaaaaatacaaagactCCAAAGGTGTATTG GACACCTACATCTGGACAATCAACACCCACTTGCGCCTCAAAGAAtatgagcaaaagaaagaaacaccttTCTCAACTCAAAATGTTGCTTAG